cccccttttctcattttataaataaaaataaattaattaaaaaaataaacatatttggtatcgccgcgtgtgtaaccGCCCAAACTCTTAAATTAttatattcctgatctcgtatggtaaatggcgtaagcgcaaaaaacagccaaagtgcaaaattgtgcatttttgtttacattaaatccagaaaaaatgtaataaagagtgatcaaaaagtcacatatatgcaagcaaggtaccgaaagaaagaacagattgtggcgcaaaaaatgacactttacacagccccatagaccaaacattaaaagcgttataaggatgggaatagagcaattttaaacacatttgtttttttaaaaaggttttcatttttttaaagccatcaaataatataaaagttatacaagttacatattgttgtaatcgtactgacttgaggaacatagataaaatgtcggttttaccatagggcgaacggcgtaaatacgaaacccctcgaaataaagggaattgcaccttttttccaatttcactgcacatataattttttcctgtttttttttcagcatattttatagaaaaattaagtctgtatttgcaaagtataattggtgtcacaaaaaataagggaatgtgggtctgtaggggaaaatatgcaagcacagtggccttttaaacatgaggaggaaaaaacgaaagcgcaaaaatgaaaactgactccgtccttaaagagttaaaggggtactctggcgctgataaaaaaaaaacaatcaatcaatgaatcataaacatagtttttacatttaccatcccttcggagtctgtctccgttccggtccctgaagctccagttggtcttcattttttctttacttcctggtttgggctttcccattaggcactttgtctcctgtgatgtctaactaactctgtaaaactgttaggtgGCTTacaacttgctcagccaatcagagctgagcaaagtgagtcatctgacaaagggaggctggcttaacagggcttagacccacctccctcttgatgatgtcattgtcacaaaataactgccacagagcagcctggggtcaacagtcattaggtaagaatgagtttacttcactccctggtgggggattgaggggggaaaagatagggaaggagggCAAATAGGCGGTTGTAATaagtttcaattactgggaaaaagcttttagccggagtacccctttaactgcccgCATTTACACAGACCCATTCATTGAGAATTCCGGGCCGCACAATGGACCATTTTTTTGCCCCAATGAACATGACCTCCATCATGGATTTGTAATACCTATGGGTGTGTGTATGGGACCACAGTTCTTATACTGTCCACATTTGTGGACCTGCAAACGTGGAGTGTATAAGAACAGAATAAATTTGAGTCCTTAGAGGgatatacactgctgctttacAGTAAGCGGTCCACATGCCATTAGCATCAAGATTACATTAACATCAATTATTACCACGGCCTGTGGACTTGCCCGGAGACCCAGAACTACTGGAGACAAGTTGGGAATCTTGTCACCTCTACGTGGCGTGTAGACCTACCTATGGACCCCTTGAGCCTTTTATTCCACTACATCCCATACCCCTCCGATATTGAGGCCCTGGGTAGATTGGTGGTGAGTAAAGGGATACACCTTACTCTTTTGCTAGCCTTACGTAGTATTCTACATCACTGGTTACAAGATAAGCTTCCCCCGATAGCAGAACTCACTAGATTGCTCAAAGAAACAATGCATTGGGAATTACTATACACTCTAAAAATGAAAGAAACCTCCACTAAAACATTCATGATAAAATGGAGGAGTTTCATAGAACATAGTCTCTCTCAAGTGGAGAGGACTCAGCTCATGCAACACTTTAGACTCACTAGCTGGTACTGTAATGAAGACATCAGAGGCACCCTAGGAGCTTTGAAACTTAGAAACCCCGACATCTAGACTAAGCTGATGGGATAGGGAGAATCGGTCGGTCTCACTTCTTCTTAATTCTTACTGCTCGCTTTTCCACCTCTCACTGCCACTGAGTTATAGACTCTGCTGGCGTACCTGATATTCATGCATAGGATTGgttgatctgtttttttcattatttttttttagatagttctttctctgttttcttttctcttttattGCCTTATTTCTATATGTCCAGTTTGTATGCTGGACGCAGGACTAAGGGGCCATCCTCTCACCCCTAACAGGGTCGAGAAGCGGACAGCTTTGTATCAGGTACTACGTTTTGCCCCAAATACTTTCTTCATGGAGACAACCCGCGATGTAGTAGTCCACTGTTAGTCCTAGCTTCCATGGTATTATGTTGGCTTGCAAACGCCTCCGCCCCTTTGCCCATGGACACTAACGAGGCATATGGAATGTCAAAGGACACATCGTTTTGTCCCCCCGGTCCGCCTTCTGACTACCCCACTGATTACGACAACACCCAAGAGGAGCCCCTTTCATATTTCCATTGGACTTCGGATGAGCTACTTAGGCGACCGGGTGACTCtgggtagattttttttttttttattgttttttgggAGGTGGACGAGATAAGGATGTCTCTCTGTTCTTTTATCCATATATCAAAAAAGCAACAGATGTATATACCTCCTGCTttctatattgttttttttctgtaaccgGCTGACATTGTGTTGCaataaaaagtttatttaaaaaacaaaacaaaaaaaaaccccatcaaTTATAGGTAAAAACTTTCTTTTTAAATTGAGATACCACAAACACATGCACCTCTATATCACTCGGAACAAAACTTTAATTGGATAACTTGCTAAGGATCCTGATAAGTACTTGTCACTAACTGACCAGGACCCCCACTGCATGGTcctgatcactttccctgacaagCAGAGTCAAAATACTTAACTCTGTCCTGTTGGAGCGGCAATCTTTTCATAGAGTCTGCCCTCTGGTAGGTTGGTAGGCTATATGTGCAGATtaccgataatactgatcaatgctatgcaatggcatagcattgatcagtatatgcaatctaatgattgcatatgtaAGTGCCCTTAGGGGGACTTATAAAgagtaaatacattttttttgaaCATACTTTTTGAAAATACTCCCCCTCTAAAGGTTTAACcatcccctttcccattatacaaataaaatatgtacaaaaataaacattttatatattgtagtgtgtggaattgtcattctattaaaatataacactaTTGCTTCTGCAGAGTGAACAGCGCCagcgaaaagaggaaaaaaacaccaggattgatgatttttttaaaattatgtatccgaatttttttttataaaaaaacaatgaATATTTTTTACACCAAATATAGcaataaaaactatagctcatggtgcaaaaaaatgatgccccaaccagccgtaggtggaaaaataaaagcattatggctcttagaagacggggaggaacattgcttcactttgacctggacatccggcgAGTGATTAAATTCAAGAATTCTTCCCTAAATATTTTTATTACAGTCTAATGGGAAACCTGTATCCATTATATCTCGATtaaaaaaacaactcttaaataaaaagcaaatattttattatattttttacatatgTTATGGAATACACTTGAAACCGCAAATGTAAGTTTATAAGTTCACATAACGCTTCATTAGGTTTCAAAGAGGTGAAAACATAGTCACTCATGTTATCCCCAGATATGCAAATCCTCTCAGTAACAGACATCATTCATTGTGCTTTCTTATGGTTTTGGACATTGACTGGTTTACCACAAAAACATCACGTGGTTCATTTGCCATCGATTCATCAATATGTCATTCACCAAAGTTTGCGAGATTTTTTTCACAATACGGAATTCATctggacatttatttttttattcactatGTTGCATTGCAATAATACTGCCATCACTTTACGACTACAATTATCAATATACTGAGGTTGTCTATTACGGTTACATACATAAAAAATACACGTATAGTTTGTGATATATTACGTCATTCATTCCTAATCTCTGCCATAATTGACTAACCATAGCTCTTCCAGGGATAGAGGAGCATATAGCATCAAGGAAAAGGAAAGGGAGATACCTGAGTTGGACAATCAGACTAGACTGATCCAATGAataattattaatatgaggaACAGAGCAGTTTTATTGAATGATTAAGATCTTGCTAAACCCATAGCAATTCAATCATCAAAAAGAAAACATGAACAAATCATGAAACCTGTTCAATTCCATTGGTTTGTGTCTACTGATAATATTGTTGATATTGTTGTGCGTAGATCTGATAGAGGTGGTTTCTATAGTGGTAATCATCCTCATACCTTCCGTAAGTATCACCTTTAACTCCTCTAGGGTCAACTTCGTTCTCATGATAATAATAGCCATTTTCATAATGATACCCATTATTCTCTGGTTCATACACCGGTACAGTGCTCGCAACACCACCGTTGCTACCTTCCTCAGTACCGAGGTTATCATAATCGTTACTCTTAGGGGGATCCGTGGGAACGCCAGCGGTTTCCTCAAGTTGTTGAGTTGCAGATGCAATGGTATCCTGTGTAGGCTGCATTTCAGTGCTGCTTGCCTGTGCTGTGCTTGACTGTTCTCCATTATCAGTTGTTGTCTCATTCTGGCTCGCAGTACTATCTTCtacctattaaaaaaaataaaaataataattgatgTTGGGTAGTGTAGCGTGCAGAATTTAATGACACAGACTATTTTGGCCCTGTGGATgcagctaattttcatttttgcattttcgttttttccctccttgccttctaagattCATAGCTCTTTTAATATTCCATGTACAAAGGTTTTTTGTGGAtgcaattgtactttgtaatcacACCTTTTATTTcaccataaaataaaatattattatttgttGGGTGAAATTCAAAGAAACCTCTCAAtcatgcaatgttttttttttttttttgggggggggggggggaggggtggttgTCAATCttattaataattattttgtAAAAAAGTTTCACTGTTAAAAATAGTGAAATAATTTAAAAAGCTTCTGTATGTAAACATGGGTATCGTTGTAATCAGACTGACCTGCTGAATAAAAGTAACATGTCAGTTATACCGTAAAGTCCGTTGCATAGAAAACAACACTCCCCCCCCACCTGAGAAAAAAGTAATGTTTTTTTCTCCCCCAATTTTAGGATGAACTTTTTGCCCCATGTATGTTCACGCGTACTTGGTACCATTACAGCCTATGGCCCTGTGTTCTAgcagtagattaaaaaaaaatatttaaaaaatggaccgaaatggatccttttttaaaaaaaaatatgaatggtAAAGTCAAATATTCAAAAATAAATCCGGtgaaacggatgcaaaaatgcagtgtgaacatagcctaatgtggtGAATAAAATTACTATCTGTTTAAAGATACAACATATTTGTAACCTACATTCGTTTTTGCATCCACCCGCAGCAGCATTCTGTCTCTTATCTTTTAGAGGCTATTGATAAATGTAGAGAGGAACCAGACTGattgttatgggaaaatgaatgtaagggtatattcacacgaacgggctcgcagcgagattctcgctgcgagcccggcaggtcctggcagttcccatacactacatacttgctgcggtctaaacgaccgcagcgagtatgtaattctggcGCCCTTatccccttctgctcccgcccagctcccccgctgtaagcatactttacctgtccttgctgcacgggtccggcgtcctgctcacccgtccagccaatcagtgtgttgcccagccgcagccactgattggccggacgggagagcaggacgccggacccgtgtagcgaggacaggtaatgtatgcttacagcgggggagccggacgggagcagaaggggttaagggcggcagaattacattctcgctgcggtcgtttagaccgcagcaagtatgtagtgtatgggaactgccaggacctgccgggctcgcagcaagaatctcgctgcgagcccgttcgtgtgaatataccctaatgagGTTTTGTTACCTCTGGAGCAGACGTTCCTCCGTTCTCTTCCTCACCACCCTCAGAGTCCGCCTCTTCCTCTGCCCCATTCCCTTCTGTTTCCTCGGATGCAGCTTTGTTTCCACTTTTTCCAGCGCCCACTGACTCCTCCTGCTATAATAAGATAAGTAAAATAACAAACTGATATAATACCAGAAaaatacattataaggctatgttcacatgacgtaaattttcaattaataaCAGCCATAGTTGCAAGTTGCATCGTTGCGTGATTacttgaaaatttacattgcactgaAGACAGTGGAATTCTGGCTGGAGTTTTTCAAGCAGCCacagcgaaaactgacatgtcaagttttgtgcggctgctattcattgaatagcggccgcacaacactaagggccacatgtatcatccggcgaatggctgattttcggcggaaagtgccgatttgcgtctttttttaagcaaaaatggcggatttgcgaataaaatattcgcaaatcggcactttccgccgagtacgccagggggcggaaagggggcggaaaaggggcggagagtgggcggaacggagggcgcggactcagagtccgcgcgatttatcatccgttccgccaaaatgtacgccgaaaacctactccagtcctcagctggcgtaggttttcggcggtgcgcaacggcgcgcacgggatttatgtagaggcagtccgcctctacataaatctccgtagcgccggagctgcgggggcatttttacgtccggcgtaaaaaacgccggacttaataaatgcctccctaacagttcacacaatgtagagtgcagataaaagaaattaagttcatccgtcCGCTACAGTACTGTCCggaataaacttcactgacactggttcATACGCTTTgaaaacccagccttatagttcAAAACATGTGGTTGCGCTCGTGAAAACCCATCCTTGCATAAGGCAGAGCCgtagggaggggaggcaggggggGAAGCTGCCCCGGGCACAGAGTccaggggggggcgccatcacagggagcagagagagaaggatcacagtggttGAGGCATCGTCTTGCCCTCTTTCAGTGTGAGGAGACAGGGGACGATTTTACcttgatcaaaagaggtatttcccatactgtactgtctcctggctactgtttagctataatttgcgtaaaatcgctgcgtttttaccgagattctgcgcaaatcagggctaaatagcagccaggagacagtacagtaaagttaCTGTAGATGGTGAAGGGCCTTGACATGTGACTCTGCTGtgaccgcaggtcctgtatgaaCAATCAGGAGTGCACAGTCTGGataggggggtgaagggtgcccagtctggagtggggcaggggtgtacagggtgacaccagtctgggatggggggagacacacaagagagtgtccaatgtctatttaggagactggtctggttgtacattattctatacgtaaccccttaataactgccctctccaaatatatatcacatttatataaacctcacctactatctgcaggagtagggaaccttggctctccagttgttgcagaactacaactcccatcatgtctggacagccaaagttttagctttgactgtccatgtgtgatgaggagttgtaattttgcaacagctggggagccaaggttccctacgccgatctataaagcacctgtatcagtatatacagcgaccatgatacaagatactattttgaatttggtgatggaaaaccttactggagctATTGCTGCTGTtttctccgctgctgagtggagttgatcgaacttcgggaaatcctaggttccatcgaacttgaacattcacaaacctgacgcatttgattgctgatgccttcccgaaccgtggggaaggaggagagtgcccaggtaccgcctggaattctggtattcagcctaggtaatagtctaGGTAATAGActaaatcctggaattccaggcggtaccctggcactctcctccttccccacggttcgggaaggcatcagcaatcaaatgcgtcaggttcgtgaatgttcaagtttgatcgaacctaggatttcccgaggttcgatcaactctactgctgagcgtacctgtgcattaggagacggcaccataaaATCACATTACattgggtgtcacactggagatagatcaggaagctttgcctcctaattcacaggtacagacagcagggagcggagacaatggcgcttactcaggtacagacagcagggagcggagacaacgacgcctcctcaggtacagacagcagggagcggagacaatggcgcctcctcaggtacagacagcagggagcggagacaacgacgCCTCCtcgggtacagacagcagggagtggagacaatggcgcctcctcaggtacagacagcagggagcggtgaCAACGGCGcttccgttaaggtacttagggaccaaattttaaatgggaaaaatggaagtacttaaAAAAATGGTGATTGAGTTAAGCAGTTaagggacaacatgggcccccctgtgcctACTGTGCacacaggcgggggggggggttgccaaattgaatctttgccccgggtgcaggagagcctagctacacctctgcataAGGGAAGAATTTCCATGGAAGTCTGTAGCATGCTCATTGTgcaaaaaagctattttttgcTGCAGATTTCACCCTCTGTTAAAACTGTTGTGAATCTGCAGTGTGATCCAATGCCAAATCTGAATATAACAAACGTGGATTTTATAGTGAAATCACAGCAGATGTGGAGCGCGATTCGCAGCTCAATGATTCAGCTATGTGTTAtattatctgtttgtattttaCCAGATTCCTTACTTTTGCTATTATAAGGTTACAAATCTCAACACCTATAAGTATATCATTGGCTTCCGTCTCCATTCATAGCAGGGTCATGTGGAATCTATACAGTCAGGATAGTATATCTCTGCATTTGGTTGTGTTTTGAGGTTAACCTCTATGGTGCTTTAGAAGCAAGAATACATTGCTGGGAAAGGATCCTTATAATGACTCATAAAACCACAGGATTTAAAAACGGGAAAGAAGATTGCACACCACATTGCTTAGTATTCCGGGTATACAAATTTAGTTAATTAAAATTTCCTATTGAAGAAAACATTATCATGAATAGGGGTAGATGATACAGGGCAAAATGTAGTCGCCTCTttttactaatacattgctttaaaggggaactccaggtagaggttagaaaaaaatgaaactgctgcagaaacatatagcattactcacctgtctatcccagttttaaaactaccaaaaatctatttgtttggggggggtgctctgttttgtgtttctgtttttcctggtttggcattttctagaatgcaatgctttcatgatgtgatcatcacagcccccacccattacaatcagtaaaattagtgcagcagctgcttctggccggttaggGATGGCGAATCATTATTAAAAGACGGACATTTTTCACATAAGAaaggcattgtgggaacatagcgtaTATGTGTAAGCTTCAGTTATAAACAGATgcaaagtaaggctgggttcacactacgtatatttcagtcagtatatgtatatttcagtcagtatatttcagtcagtatatgtatatttcagtcagtattgtggtcctcatattgcaactaaaaccaggagtggattaaaaacacagaaaggatctgtacacacaatgttgtaattgagtggatggctgccatttaatggcaaatatttgctgttattttagaacaacggctgttatattgaaataatggccgttatttaccgttatatggcggccatccactcaatttcaccattgtgtgaacagatcctttctgtgtttttaatccactcctggttttagttgcaatatgaggaccacaatactgactgaaatatactgactgaaatatacgtagtgtgaacccagcctgactaaAACTAGAAGAATGTGGACTATAGAGCATATATCAACATTTTGATCCCATTGGCATACCTCATCGGAGCTATCTTCATTTTCCTCAGAAGAATCGCCAGCCTGAAATATTAAGCACAATTTGTGGTttgagtgtgtttttttttaatagtaagaTAAATTTTTAGAAAACTAAAAGTGGTGTTTACTGGGTTCTCCATGCTTTGTCCCATTATACTTAGCCAATACACTTATTTCACAGGGCTTCTTAACAGGCCTTAGAGGGTGTTTACTCTTGGCATCCTGActtaatatgatgctgggagctcacaTCATTTTAAACCTTCACACTACAATACtgacacagggctgtatcagtacagtattGTGAACATTTAAACTGATTTGAAGGTCCTGGCACGATAATGAATCATGATTCCTGGAGCTTCGAATTCCGTTCTGCTGCACATCATCCATTAATATATACTgtgcatggaatgtgtgaataccCCCTAAACATTGGCCTCTGGCGCGCTAGTCTTCCTCAATGCACAGTTCACTGGTCTAaagacccttttacacaggccgattatcatgTGGCCGAGTCATACGGGAAAGCCCTGCAGCTTTGATCACTAAATGGCCACTAGAGGCCAAAGAGTAAGACGTCAGGCCACAGACAGGACAAGTAAGTATTATTACTTATTATCTCAGGGGCTGAGTGTACATGCATACTGCTGCTCAGCCAAACTCAGTAAAGCAAATTACAAAATATCAGATTCGAACCCAACTCAATTTGTTTGTAAAATTCTGTACAAATCTAATTCTTTTCGGGCGCCTCCCGCGGCCTCTGGGGCCGCAGAAACTAATGGgacaacctgtcacccctggatggCCCCTCCAACCCACCATACCCGTGGATAGGGTGAGAAAATGAGTGGGCAGCCATATCTCTGCAGTGGGACCGGCATGAGGAGGGGGATTGTCAGCCTACGAAGCAACAGATAGGATGTCAGACACAAAAGGGTGAAAGTATTAGATACATAATGAAGCATAATAGCTTACCTTGGCATAAGTTATGTATTTTGGAGGTGCCTGAAAATACACATGTCTGAAAAAGTTGTTGATATATCTATTCCTTAttgcctaaagaaaaaaaaacattgtaagaGTTCAAATACTTTAGGTTACAGTTACAGGAAATTCATTTACATGATTTTCTAGGCATGGACATATTAACCACTAGTTGCCTGCAGGGACAGTAGCATTATGGGGGGTAGCAAGTgattaaagcggtactccggccaaaatatttttgttcaaatcaactggtttcagaaagttatatagatttgtaatttaattctatttaaaaatcttgtcttctcatacttatcagctgctggatgtcctggaggaagttgtgtattctttccagtctgagcaaattacaagtctatataactttctgataccagttgattttaaagaaaaagatttttgccagagtatccctttaaacaaATGATAGATTATTTACATATAGCTACTGGCACATGCTgtggcctggagaaaaaaaaaaatttcccaacTCAATTTGTTTTTAAAA
Above is a window of Dendropsophus ebraccatus isolate aDenEbr1 chromosome 7, aDenEbr1.pat, whole genome shotgun sequence DNA encoding:
- the LOC138796996 gene encoding integrin-binding sialoprotein-like, translated to MKAALIFIFLWGFSSAFYINRFQRKWKGDDSEEKGAIRNRYINNFFRHVYFQAPPKYITYAKAGDSSEENEDSSDEQEESVGAGKSGNKAASEETEGNGAEEEADSEGGEEENGGTSAPEVEDSTASQNETTTDNGEQSSTAQASSTEMQPTQDTIASATQQLEETAGVPTDPPKSNDYDNLGTEEGSNGGVASTVPVYEPENNGYHYENGYYYHENEVDPRGVKGDTYGRYEDDYHYRNHLYQIYAQQYQQYYQ